In Microbacterium laevaniformans, a single window of DNA contains:
- a CDS encoding exonuclease SbcCD subunit D — protein sequence MRILHTSDWHIGRTFHGHSTLDALRGVLETLTEQVRTHAVDVVIVAGDVFDSATPAAACYTLLSETLRALADTGAQVIVTSGNHDSAARLGFQAALLRDGIHVRTDPAAIGEPITVSDEHGPVHFYGIPYLEPALVRAVWPGVRTQADAVGRAMDLVRADHASRGGRTVAIAHCFAAGVEPTPHLERDIQQGGLDVVPLSAFDGVDYVALGHIHGRQKLAEHVRYAGAPLHYSFGEGHKPRGSWLIEMDAEGASEAVWVELPVPRRLVTLRGPFEEILAATSSDDARDAWVSVEYTDDLPVRDPLRRLQQRFPYCAKVVHVPDVARHSDGRGYTDRVRAARSDLELFDAFLSHVRDGEGLTEREREVLRDVLEERVVVEALA from the coding sequence ATGCGCATCCTGCATACCTCCGACTGGCACATCGGGCGGACCTTCCACGGTCATTCCACGCTCGATGCGCTGCGGGGTGTGCTCGAGACGCTCACCGAACAGGTCCGCACCCACGCGGTCGACGTCGTCATCGTGGCCGGCGACGTCTTCGATTCCGCGACGCCGGCCGCCGCCTGCTACACGCTGCTGTCCGAGACGCTGCGGGCACTGGCCGACACCGGCGCGCAGGTCATCGTCACCAGCGGCAACCACGACTCCGCGGCGCGGCTCGGCTTCCAGGCGGCGCTGCTGCGCGACGGCATCCACGTGCGCACCGACCCGGCGGCGATCGGCGAGCCGATCACGGTGTCGGACGAGCACGGTCCGGTGCACTTCTACGGCATCCCTTACCTCGAACCCGCGCTCGTGCGTGCGGTGTGGCCCGGGGTGCGTACGCAGGCCGATGCGGTCGGCCGCGCGATGGACCTCGTCCGCGCTGATCATGCCTCCCGCGGCGGACGGACGGTGGCGATCGCGCACTGCTTCGCGGCCGGCGTCGAGCCCACCCCGCACCTCGAGCGCGATATCCAGCAGGGCGGTCTCGATGTCGTGCCCCTGTCTGCCTTCGACGGTGTGGACTACGTCGCCCTCGGTCACATCCACGGTCGCCAGAAGCTGGCTGAGCATGTGCGCTACGCCGGCGCGCCGCTGCACTACAGCTTCGGTGAAGGGCACAAGCCGCGCGGGTCGTGGCTCATCGAGATGGATGCCGAGGGAGCGTCGGAGGCGGTGTGGGTCGAGCTGCCGGTTCCTCGACGCCTCGTCACCCTGCGCGGGCCGTTCGAGGAGATCCTGGCCGCGACCTCGTCCGACGATGCTCGCGACGCGTGGGTCAGCGTCGAATACACCGATGATCTTCCGGTGCGCGATCCGCTGCGACGGCTGCAGCAGCGCTTTCCGTACTGCGCCAAGGTCGTGCACGTGCCGGACGTCGCACGCCACAGCGATGGGCGGGGCTACACCGATCGTGTCCGGGCCGCACGCAGCGACCTCGAGCTGTTCGATGCGTTCCTGTCACATGTGCGTGACGGCGAGGGGCTGACGGAGCGAGAGCGCGAGGTGCTGCGTGACGTGCTCGAGGAGCGCGTCGTCGTCGAGGCGTTGGCATGA
- a CDS encoding MFS transporter, whose amino-acid sequence MTSPGTASISLNGGQRWRAFWVCVSVAALTILDLSKVNVALPSIEKALGAGSTQLQIVVSGYVLMFGLALVPFGRLGDQRSRKALFLVGLSLFLVTSVVCALAPTIEVLIAARLVQGLAAGIQMPQVLGTIQQIFVGKERGRAFGLFGATIGVATAIGPTFGGLMIAVGGVQDGWRWIFWINVPLCALVIAGVLGLLPRTRRSTPGRLQLDPVGLMLLAFTIVTLMWPFLFTTGAPTDDPRRWWSLVLFVVFVSAFTWWERRYAASGRSPLVPFSLFSISSFRNGTLVVTTYFTAIPAMFLLTTLFLQIGIGTEPVFAGMVSIGFAVASAITAWFGGSLVARLGRPLVVGGLIVVLVSVVALAIVAYTVPAGVVEYAMAGVMVLAGAGAGFVVAPNQTLTLAEIPTREGGLAGSVGQLGQRVGTAVGTAIGLSLFYSTVYREKDGGGDALAVFHDAYAYGMVAVGVFLGIALLLGVIDLGARRRAAQD is encoded by the coding sequence ATGACCAGTCCGGGTACCGCGAGTATCTCCCTCAACGGCGGGCAGCGCTGGCGCGCGTTCTGGGTCTGCGTATCCGTCGCGGCGCTGACGATCCTCGATCTGAGCAAGGTGAACGTCGCGCTGCCCTCGATCGAGAAGGCGCTGGGGGCCGGTTCGACCCAGCTGCAGATCGTCGTCTCCGGCTACGTGCTCATGTTCGGTCTCGCGCTCGTGCCCTTCGGGCGGCTCGGCGATCAACGCTCGCGCAAAGCCCTGTTCCTCGTCGGGTTGAGCCTGTTCCTCGTCACCAGTGTCGTCTGCGCCCTGGCGCCCACGATCGAGGTGCTGATCGCTGCCCGCCTGGTCCAGGGCCTCGCCGCCGGCATCCAGATGCCGCAGGTGCTGGGAACCATCCAGCAGATCTTCGTCGGCAAGGAGCGCGGTCGCGCGTTCGGACTGTTCGGAGCCACGATCGGTGTCGCCACTGCGATCGGCCCCACCTTCGGTGGCCTCATGATCGCCGTCGGCGGGGTGCAGGACGGCTGGCGGTGGATCTTCTGGATCAACGTGCCGCTGTGTGCACTGGTCATCGCCGGTGTGCTGGGCCTGCTCCCGCGAACGCGTCGATCGACGCCCGGTCGCCTGCAGCTGGACCCCGTCGGCCTCATGCTGCTCGCGTTCACGATCGTGACCCTCATGTGGCCCTTCCTCTTCACGACCGGCGCCCCGACCGACGATCCGCGTCGGTGGTGGAGCCTCGTTCTCTTCGTCGTCTTCGTGAGCGCGTTCACCTGGTGGGAGCGGCGGTATGCGGCATCCGGTCGCTCGCCGCTCGTGCCGTTCTCGCTCTTCTCGATCTCGTCGTTTCGCAACGGCACCCTCGTCGTGACCACCTACTTCACGGCGATCCCGGCGATGTTCCTGCTGACCACGCTGTTCCTGCAGATCGGCATCGGCACCGAGCCCGTCTTCGCCGGCATGGTGTCCATCGGCTTCGCCGTGGCCAGCGCCATCACCGCGTGGTTCGGCGGCTCGCTCGTCGCGCGGCTCGGGCGACCCCTCGTGGTCGGCGGGCTGATCGTGGTGCTCGTGAGCGTCGTCGCCCTCGCGATCGTCGCGTATACGGTGCCGGCCGGAGTCGTGGAGTACGCCATGGCGGGGGTCATGGTCCTCGCCGGTGCCGGCGCCGGCTTCGTCGTCGCGCCGAACCAGACGCTCACCCTCGCCGAGATCCCGACGCGCGAGGGGGGCCTCGCCGGTTCGGTCGGCCAGCTCGGCCAGCGCGTCGGCACGGCAGTGGGCACCGCGATCGGGCTCTCGCTGTTCTACTCGACGGTCTATCGAGAGAAGGACGGCGGGGGCGACGCGCTCGCGGTCTTCCACGATGCGTACGCCTACGGCATGGTGGCCGTCGGCGTCTTCCTGGGCATCGCGCTGCTGCTGGGGGTCATCGACCTCGGCGCGCGGCGCAGAGCGGCCCAGGACTGA
- a CDS encoding alpha/beta fold hydrolase, whose amino-acid sequence MTGVPTDDGRIEVFAHGGASMVAERRGDAASARTVVLVHGIGMGRKVFGDLVQHLDEEALVVALDLPGYGDAPEPTPTPTIERMADLVAAYLRHLGRGPVVLLGHSMGTQVVTETAARHPDTVDRLVLVAPTVDRHHRRALRRLWRLGRDLWGESPKVLMLGAREYVRAGPNLRRKMRAMLTHRPEAVYGGVSALTLVVRGEFDVVVPREWFDEVVGAIPNSRAFVVEGHRHETLIRTAGPTARDLRRWLSSQ is encoded by the coding sequence ATGACGGGCGTACCGACCGATGACGGGCGCATCGAGGTTTTCGCACACGGCGGTGCGAGCATGGTGGCCGAGCGTCGCGGCGATGCCGCGTCGGCGCGCACCGTGGTGCTGGTGCACGGGATCGGCATGGGTCGCAAGGTGTTCGGCGACCTGGTGCAGCATCTCGATGAGGAGGCACTGGTCGTCGCGCTGGATCTGCCCGGCTACGGCGACGCTCCCGAGCCGACACCCACGCCCACGATCGAACGGATGGCCGACCTCGTCGCCGCGTATCTGCGCCATCTGGGACGGGGCCCGGTCGTGCTGCTCGGGCACTCGATGGGCACGCAGGTCGTCACCGAGACCGCCGCCCGACACCCCGACACGGTCGACCGGCTCGTCCTGGTCGCCCCCACCGTCGACCGCCATCACCGCCGCGCGCTCCGCCGGCTCTGGCGCCTGGGGCGGGATCTGTGGGGCGAGAGCCCGAAGGTGCTGATGCTCGGCGCCCGCGAGTACGTGCGGGCCGGACCGAACCTGCGGCGCAAGATGCGGGCGATGCTCACTCACCGTCCGGAGGCGGTCTACGGGGGAGTCTCGGCGCTCACTCTCGTCGTGCGGGGCGAGTTCGACGTCGTCGTTCCGCGCGAATGGTTCGACGAGGTGGTCGGCGCGATCCCGAACTCACGTGCGTTCGTCGTCGAGGGCCACCGTCATGAGACTCTCATCCGCACGGCAGGACCGACGGCCCGCGACCTGCGCCGGTGGCTGTCATCGCAATGA
- a CDS encoding GNAT family N-acetyltransferase: protein MTETADELSFSNEPDASRYTLRRGEQIVSALDYRDDGRTVAMTRAYTVPTFRGHGYAAEVVSRAVDDVAARGDRVISPVCWYVADWFAAHPERRSLLAPPRTA from the coding sequence ATGACAGAAACCGCCGACGAGCTGTCGTTCAGCAACGAGCCCGACGCGTCGCGCTACACGCTGCGCCGAGGGGAGCAGATCGTGAGCGCGCTGGACTACCGCGACGACGGCCGCACCGTCGCGATGACGCGGGCGTACACCGTGCCGACTTTCCGGGGTCACGGCTACGCGGCAGAGGTCGTCTCCCGGGCCGTCGACGACGTCGCCGCTCGGGGCGATCGCGTCATCAGCCCGGTCTGCTGGTATGTCGCCGACTGGTTCGCGGCGCATCCCGAGCGCCGGTCGCTGCTGGCGCCGCCGCGGACCGCCTGA
- a CDS encoding P-loop NTPase family protein, whose translation MVVNAPTTPPARIRIVGTSGSGKSRLAEDVAARMHIARLELDAVFWDAGWTYRNLEEARGRVRAFLAAHPEGWVADGNWNSRLRGLMEPGTAGGADVVVWVDHPRRVVMWRVLRRTLRRGILREELWHGNRESVRSWLKWEPEDNIIRWAWTSYPGMRRRMEARIAAGDPVLRLRGQREVDDWVRSLAAGPAA comes from the coding sequence ATGGTCGTGAACGCCCCGACGACGCCGCCCGCCCGCATCCGCATCGTCGGGACCTCGGGCTCGGGCAAGTCGCGGCTGGCGGAGGACGTCGCGGCGCGGATGCATATCGCCCGGCTCGAACTGGACGCTGTGTTCTGGGATGCGGGGTGGACCTATCGCAACCTCGAGGAGGCTCGGGGACGCGTGCGAGCGTTCCTCGCCGCGCACCCCGAGGGGTGGGTCGCGGACGGCAACTGGAACTCACGGCTGCGCGGTCTCATGGAGCCTGGTACCGCCGGCGGGGCCGACGTCGTGGTGTGGGTCGACCACCCGCGTCGCGTCGTGATGTGGCGGGTGCTCCGGCGAACCCTTCGTCGCGGCATCCTGCGCGAAGAGCTCTGGCACGGCAACCGCGAGAGCGTGCGCTCGTGGCTGAAATGGGAGCCGGAGGACAACATCATCCGCTGGGCCTGGACGAGCTATCCGGGCATGCGCCGGCGGATGGAGGCACGGATCGCCGCGGGCGACCCCGTGCTGCGGCTGCGGGGCCAGCGCGAGGTCGACGACTGGGTGCGCTCGCTTGCCGCCGGTCCCGCGGCGTAG
- a CDS encoding winged helix-turn-helix domain-containing protein, translated as MSNTALLASPAPVRHLRAVSDVPQRPAVAAPAASTATPAAGTVPVGTAPRGFALYVGIDDAKAAADGVSLSTLVEALRRTLGELAPHAETYATVALAPASAGGRDVDVVRLALHEPSAVARTKQDEPEDDHVPGGVTIDISRRRVHIEGKTAQLTFKEFELLQYLVLREGRTIERTELVSSLWSHADADEAPGERTIDVHVRRLRSKLGRYEDIVRTVRGIGYRFDRHADVVIRYGHGTPSPDRF; from the coding sequence GTGTCGAACACCGCTCTTCTCGCCTCGCCCGCTCCCGTCCGTCACCTGCGCGCCGTCTCCGACGTGCCGCAACGTCCCGCCGTGGCCGCCCCGGCCGCGAGCACGGCGACCCCCGCCGCCGGCACCGTCCCGGTCGGCACCGCGCCGCGCGGCTTCGCTCTCTACGTCGGCATCGACGACGCGAAGGCGGCGGCAGACGGCGTCTCGCTCTCCACGCTCGTCGAAGCTCTGCGCCGCACGCTCGGCGAACTCGCCCCCCACGCCGAGACCTATGCCACCGTCGCCCTGGCGCCCGCGTCCGCCGGCGGCCGCGACGTCGACGTCGTGCGCCTCGCGCTCCACGAGCCGAGCGCCGTCGCCCGCACGAAGCAGGACGAGCCGGAGGACGACCACGTGCCCGGAGGGGTGACGATCGACATCTCCCGCCGCCGCGTGCACATCGAGGGCAAGACCGCGCAGCTCACGTTCAAGGAGTTCGAGTTGCTGCAATACCTCGTGCTCCGTGAGGGCCGCACCATCGAGCGCACCGAGCTCGTCTCGTCGCTGTGGAGCCACGCGGACGCCGACGAGGCACCCGGTGAACGCACGATCGACGTGCACGTGCGGCGCCTGCGCTCCAAGCTCGGCCGTTATGAGGACATCGTCCGCACTGTCCGCGGCATCGGATACCGCTTCGACCGCCACGCCGATGTCGTCATCCGCTACGGCCACGGCACACCCTCGCCCGACCGTTTCTGA
- a CDS encoding DNA-3-methyladenine glycosylase family protein, translating to MSTRERLPPRTAPPATRDPRPPSPRPIESEYRPRVLTDVARAVRPQQRGAHDPSQLEHQGVIWRATRTPAGVATLALRIERDRVRAAAWGTGAAWALEQLPRLCGADDDPDGFQPHRHPLISDTHHRHGDLRLGRTDLVFDALISAVFEQKVTGLQAFGAWRMILTWCGERAPGPTPRPMFAPPADWHLIPSWTWHRAGLEPPQSQTIVQAAARRASIERAARDPASADSAVTSLRGIGAWTSAEMRIRAFGDPDAVSIGDYHLSHQVGYALTGRRVDDDGMLELLEPWRGHRQRVIRLIGLSGRLEPRRGPRFAPEDHRGR from the coding sequence ATGAGCACGCGGGAGAGGTTGCCGCCGCGCACGGCGCCGCCGGCGACGCGCGACCCGCGTCCTCCGTCGCCGCGGCCGATCGAAAGCGAGTACCGGCCGCGCGTGCTCACCGACGTCGCGCGCGCCGTACGACCGCAGCAGCGCGGCGCGCATGATCCGTCGCAGCTCGAGCACCAGGGCGTGATCTGGCGGGCCACGCGCACGCCCGCGGGTGTCGCGACCCTGGCGTTGCGCATCGAACGCGACCGCGTCCGTGCCGCGGCCTGGGGTACCGGCGCCGCCTGGGCGCTGGAGCAGCTGCCGCGACTGTGCGGCGCCGACGACGACCCCGACGGTTTCCAACCCCACCGGCATCCGCTCATCTCCGATACCCATCACCGGCACGGCGATCTGCGGCTCGGTCGCACCGACCTCGTCTTCGACGCGCTGATCAGCGCCGTGTTCGAGCAGAAGGTGACGGGGCTGCAGGCCTTCGGCGCCTGGCGGATGATCCTCACCTGGTGCGGCGAGCGCGCACCCGGCCCGACGCCCCGGCCGATGTTCGCCCCGCCGGCCGACTGGCACCTCATTCCGAGCTGGACGTGGCACCGCGCCGGACTCGAACCGCCGCAGTCGCAGACGATCGTGCAGGCGGCCGCCCGGCGCGCCTCGATCGAGCGGGCCGCTCGCGACCCGGCATCCGCCGACAGCGCCGTGACGAGCCTCCGCGGCATCGGGGCGTGGACCAGCGCGGAGATGCGCATCCGCGCCTTCGGCGATCCCGATGCCGTCAGCATCGGCGACTACCACCTCTCCCACCAGGTGGGCTACGCCCTGACCGGTCGCCGCGTCGACGACGACGGGATGCTCGAGCTGCTGGAGCCCTGGCGCGGGCACCGCCAGCGCGTGATCAGACTGATCGGGCTGAGCGGCCGGCTCGAACCGCGCCGCGGTCCCCGCTTCGCGCCGGAGGACCACCGCGGGCGGTGA
- a CDS encoding Pr6Pr family membrane protein has translation MIARSRILAFGDRAVAALVIVIGIARVSGLWTASPNWLTDDLVHIVTPILVIIDWALFVPKGHLRRHDPLLWVLIPFAYVAFAYTYSAVRGRFAGGTSVSYPFMNVAKHGVGGVALWIGGLTVGPVAVGYVVVGCDRLLARKLTSPRASRDPRPTDDPAPGS, from the coding sequence ATGATCGCGCGCTCCCGCATCCTCGCCTTCGGCGACCGCGCCGTGGCGGCGCTCGTGATCGTGATCGGCATCGCCCGCGTGTCGGGGCTGTGGACGGCGAGTCCCAACTGGCTCACCGACGATCTCGTCCACATCGTCACGCCGATCCTCGTGATCATCGACTGGGCGCTGTTCGTCCCCAAGGGTCATCTGCGCCGCCACGACCCGCTGCTGTGGGTGCTCATCCCGTTCGCGTATGTCGCGTTCGCGTACACCTACAGCGCCGTGAGGGGCCGGTTCGCGGGCGGCACGAGCGTGTCGTACCCGTTCATGAACGTCGCGAAACACGGGGTCGGCGGCGTCGCGTTGTGGATCGGCGGGCTGACCGTGGGGCCCGTCGCGGTCGGCTATGTCGTCGTGGGATGCGACCGCCTGCTCGCGCGGAAGCTCACATCTCCTCGTGCGTCTCGGGATCCCCGCCCCACAGACGACCCCGCTCCAGGGAGCTGA